A genome region from Coturnix japonica isolate 7356 chromosome 13, Coturnix japonica 2.1, whole genome shotgun sequence includes the following:
- the NHP2 gene encoding H/ACA ribonucleoprotein complex subunit 2 isoform X1 produces the protein MIQEIKPSCYWSPGQHSEGLNKDKTQESPGEEALCEPDSQEINQDQDQDDRDSTSTDPMLGSTSPANTQLMQLSWDNPMQHSHFKRTVLSIWKMIASHRCSGPFLKAVSEKQAPGYSEVVKRPMDLTSIKRGLAKGHIRSLAQFQCSLMLMFQNAIMYNAANHHVHRMALEMRREVLEQMQMLGEALLRSEHRPAAGRSGQTQTDPEGSEGGAEIHQQRREGDHGAGRRHAAHRRVLPYPHHVRRQEPALRLRPLQVVLNWDLAANRKEALAKVWFGEMSLPTQTKG, from the exons ATGATCCAAGAGATCAAACCCAGCTGTTACTGGAGTCCTGGCCAGCACAGTGAAGGTCTGAATAAG GACAAGACTCAAGAGTCACCAGGAGAAGAAGCTCTGTGTGAGCCAGATTCACAGGAGATTAACCAAGACCAGGATCAGGATGACAGAGACAGCACTTCCACAGACCCCATGTTGGGCTCCACAAGCCCTGCCAACACACAGCT GATGCAGTTGAGCTGGGATAACCCCATGCAGCATTCTCACTTCAAAAGAACTGTCCTGTCCATCTGGAAGATGATAGCCAGTCACAG ATGCAGCGGCCCGTTCCTGAAGGCAGTGTCAGAGAAACAAGCCCCTGGATACAGTGAGGTGGTGAAGAG GCCCATGGACCTGACCAGCATCAAGAGGGGTTTGGCCAAGGGTCACATCCGCTCGTTAGCGCAGTTCCAGTGCAGCCTGATGCTGATGTTTCAGAACGCCATCATGTACAACGCTGCCAACCACCACGTGCACCGCATGGCGCTGGAGATGCGGCGcgaggtgctggagcagatgcAGATGTTGGGGGAAGCGCTGCTGCGCTCCGAGCACCGCCCGGCAGCGGGACGCAG CGGCCAAACACAAACAGATCCGGAGGGGAGTGAAGGAGGTGCAGAAATTCATCAACAAAGGCGAGAAGGG GATCACGGTGCTGGCCGGAGACACGCTGCCCATCGACGTGTACTGCCATATCCCCATCATGTGCGAAGACAGGAACCTGCCCTACGCCTACGTCCCCTCCAAGTCG ttCTGAACTGGGACCTggctgcaaacagaaaggaagcacTGGCCAAGGTGTGGTTTGGGGAGATGTCCCTCCCTACTCAGACCAAGGGTTAG
- the LMAN2 gene encoding vesicular integral-membrane protein VIP36: protein MAAGARLAAVALLVLAGGGPRPVPVTVSAELTDGNSEHLKREHSLMKPYQGAGSAAMPLWDFQGSTMVTSQYVRLTPDERSRDGSIWNRVPCFLKDWELHVHFKIHGAGKKNLHGDGLALWYTQERLVSGPVFGSRDNFHGLAIFLDTYPNDEATERVFPYISAMVNNGSLTYDHSKDGRWTELAGCTAEIRNQNHDTFLAVRYSRGRLTVMTDVEDKNEWKNCIDIAGVQLPTGYFFGASAGTGDLSDNHDIISMKLFQLMVEHPLEDDTVDWTKIEPSVSLLKSPKDNVDDPTGNFRSGPLTGWKVFLLLLCALLGIIVCAVVGAVVFQKRQERNKRFY, encoded by the exons ATGGCGGCGGGCGCGCGGCTGGCGGCGGTGGCGCTGTTGGTGCTGGCGGGGGGCGGCCCGCGGCCTGTGCCCGTAACCGTGTCCGCCGAGCTGACGGACGGGAACAGCGAGCACCTGAAACGGGAGCACTCGCTGATGAAGCCGTACCAGG GAGCCGGGTCCGCCGCCATGCCGCTATGGGACTTCCAGGGCAGCACCATGGTCACCAGCCAGTACGTGCGGCTCACACCGGATGAGCGCAGCCGGGACGGATCCATATGGAACCGGGTG CCCTGCTTCCTGAAGGACTGGGAGCTGCACGTCCACTTCAAGATCCACGGGGCTGGAAAGAAGAACCTGCACGGGGACGGCCTGGCACTGTGGTACACGCAGGAGAGACTCGTGTCGG GTCCTGTTTTTGGCAGCAGGGACAATTTTCATGGGCTGGCTATTTTCCTCGATACGTATCCCAATGACGAAGCAACAGAG CGTGTGTTCCCCTACATCTCTGCAATGGTGAACAACGGCTCCCTGACGTATGATCACAGTAAGGACGGGCGCTGGACGGAGCTGGCAGGATGCACCGCTGAGATTCGGAACCAGAATCACGACACTTTCCTGGCAGTTCGGTACTCCCGGGGTCGCCTGACG GTGATGACGGATGTAGAAGACAAGAATGAATGGAAGAACTGCATTGATATTGCAGGGGTACAGCTGCCCACTGGCTACTTTTTCGGCGCTTCTGCAGGCACTGGAGACTTATCTG ACAATCATGACATCATCTCAATGAAGCTATTCCAGCTGATGGTGGAGCATCCTCTAGAAGATGACACTGTTGACTGGACAAAGATCGAGCCTAGCGTCAGTCTCCTTAAATCTCCCAAAG ACAACGTGGATGATCCAACAGGGAATTTCCGCAGCGGGCCCCTGACGGGCTGGAAggtgtttctgctgctgctgtgtgcactgcTGGGCATCATTGTGTGTGCTGTGGTGGGAGCTGTGGTCTTCCAGAAACGCCAGGAGCGGAACAAGCGTTTTTACTAA
- the NHP2 gene encoding H/ACA ribonucleoprotein complex subunit 2 isoform X2, with protein MAREKQQEEAVEAAPELSYREQLEHLNPIAQPLASRKLTRKLYKCIRKAAKHKQIRRGVKEVQKFINKGEKGITVLAGDTLPIDVYCHIPIMCEDRNLPYAYVPSKSDLGAAAGSKRPTCVILLKPHEEYQEAYDECLGEVQALPLPL; from the exons ATGGCgagggagaagcagcaggaggaggcgGTGGAGGCCGCTCCCGAGCTGTCGTACCGAGAGCAGCTCGAGCACCTGAACCCCATCGCGCAGCCGCTGGCATCCCGCAAACTGACGCGTAAACTCTACAAGTGTATCAGGAAAG CGGCCAAACACAAACAGATCCGGAGGGGAGTGAAGGAGGTGCAGAAATTCATCAACAAAGGCGAGAAGGG GATCACGGTGCTGGCCGGAGACACGCTGCCCATCGACGTGTACTGCCATATCCCCATCATGTGCGAAGACAGGAACCTGCCCTACGCCTACGTCCCCTCCAAGTCG GACCTCGGGGCCGCAGCCGGCTCAAAGCGTCCCACGTGCGTCATCCTGCTGAAGCCCCACGAGGAGTACCAGGAGGCCTACGATGAGTGTCTGGGGGAGGTGCAGGCGCTGCCGCTGCCCTTGTGA
- the N4BP3 gene encoding NEDD4-binding protein 3, with protein MAAAQGPVSCEPDTRVLGTYLSSVPVGSMGSVGSLVEKQDLSPLELRAPLGGTRGLRQPDGLLRKGPGQRELFGYLHGAKKETRSERKHQATGACYKRDYESDRENRSPERCSREHHRGADFSKSSLPERGRFDKCRIRPSAFKAVTGKGLVSMQGLSSSKGQKLSKSNGSLHTLLSQSTTAAPQHGPLRTHLLHAISLDEASDSSHNSIQSFPSYGSRLKPAQSQFSASMGHINHIGGSLDRVSRSPRDPLAPEKAPLSCKSMATLSRLQSPGEPPPPYEFTYSLEDAVKQLEDRLKETGGELRQLKRSLSETEDPFAQAFEDKQRLWLDELEDLKQMYMARLQQVTQQAQRGQRALQLQLYKAQQEKKRLQEELSMQQCQCEETKLRQSQGERVSPKLEETKWEVCQKAAEISLLKQQLRDTQEEMAQKLGEIFSLKTQLREAKAEVQARDSQLAQLADSLQSPPEPGTALPLGDDPMPACQDFPGCETDDSKCRGLHSDSAEPLERQVEWLWAELLRERRQGQLQAVNFELERKTWQEEKEKVLRYQRELQASYMEMYHRSQVLERELRQLRSEPRDVGADSPWIERVESSKI; from the exons atggcagcagcacaaggcCCTGTGAGCTGCGAGCCTGACACCCGCGTCCTCGGCACCTACCTCTCCTCTGTGCCCGTTGGCAGCATGGGCAGCGTGGGCAGCCTGGTGGAGAAGCAGGACCTGTCCCCCCTGGAGCTGCGGGCCCCGCTGGGGGGCACACGGGGGCTTCGTCAGCCTGATGGATTGCTGCGGAAGGGGCCGGGCCAGCGGGAGCTGTTTGGATACCTGCATGGAGCCAAGAAGGAGACGCGGTCGGAACGGAAGCACCAGGCAACAGGAGCGTGTTACAAACGGGACTATGAGAGCGACCGCGAGAACCGATCCCCCGAGCGCTGCTCCAGGGAGCATCACCGCGGGGCTGACTTCTCCAAGAGCTCATTGCCTGAGAGGGGCCGCTTCGACAAG TGTCGCATCAGGCCCTCGGCCTTCAAGGCAGTGACTGGGAAGGGGCTGGTCTCCATGCAAGGCCTCTCCTCATCCAAGGGGCAGAAGCTGTCCAAGAGCAACGGGAGCCTGCACACGCTGCTGTCGCAGAGCACCACGGCAGCCCCGCAGCACGGCCCCCTCCGCACCCACCTGCTCCACGCCATCAGCCTGGATGAAGCCTCCGACTCCAGCCACAACTCCATCCAGAGCTTCCCCTCCTACGGCTCCCGCCTCAAGCCTGCCCAGAGCCAGTTCAGTGCTTCCATGGGCCACATCAACCACATTGGGGGTTCCCTGGACAGGGTGTCCCGGAGCCCCAGGGATCCCCTGGCTCCTGAAAAGGCGCCTCTGTCCTGCAAGAGCATGGCCACACTGAGCCggctgcagagccctggggagCCCCCACCGCCCTACGAGTTCACCTATTCCCTGGAGGATGCGGTGAAGCAGCTGGAGGATCGGCTGAAGGAGACTGGGGGAGAACTGCGGCAGCTCAAGAGGAGCCTCAGTGAGACCGAGGACCCCTTCGCACAG GCATTTGAGGACAAGCAGCGGCTGTGGCTGGATGAGCTGGAGGACCTGAAGCAGATGTACAtggccaggctgcagcaggtCACACAGCAGGCGCAGCGCGGGCAGCGGgcgctgcagctgcagctctacAAGGCGCAGCAAGAGAAGAAgcggctgcaggaggagctgagcatgcagcagtgccagtgtgAGGAGACCAAGCTCCGGCAGTCCCAGGGTGAGCGTGTCAGCCCCAAATTGGAGGAGACCAAGTGGGAG gtgtgtcagaaggcagcagaaatctccctgctgaagcagcagctccgGGACACCCAGGAGGAGATGGCTCAGAAGCTGGGTGAGATCTTCAGCCTGAAGACGCAGCTGAGGGAAGCCAAAGCAGAGGTCCAGGCCAGGGACTCGCAGCTGGCACAACTGGCTGATTCCCTGCAGAGCCCCCCGGAGCCTGGCACCGCGCTGCCGCTGGGCGACGACCCCATGCCGGCGTGCCAGGACTTCCCCGGCTGTGAAACGGATGATTCCAAGTGCCGGGGCCTCCACAGCGACTCAGCGGAGCCTCTGGAGCGGCAGGTGGagtggctgtgggcagagctgctccgGGAGCGGCGCCAGggccagctgcaggctgtgaaCTTTGAGCTGGAGAGGAAAACCtggcaggaggagaaggagaaggtgCTGCGGTACCAGCGGGAGCTCCAGGCCAGCTACATGGAGATGTACCACCGCAGCCAGGTGTTGGAGCGGGAGCTGCGGCAGCTGCGCTCAGAGCCCAGGGATGTCGGGGCTGATTCACCGTGGATTGAACGAGTGGAGTCCTCCAAGATCTGA
- the B4GALT7 gene encoding beta-1,4-galactosyltransferase 7, with translation MGPGRRRAALRLRGGGSPQLLALLAGKFSIFQLFFLALLLGFVSLLWLQLSCSGEAAPPGRGVPRPPCPPDPPAPPADDPSWGPHRLALLVPFRERFEELLAFVPYMHRFLSKKRIRHHILVLNQVDHYRFNRASLINVGFLESGNDTDYIAMHDVDLLPLNEQLDYGFPEAGPFHVASPELHPLYHYKTYVGGILLLTKQHYEMCNGMSNRFWGWGREDDEFYRRIKGAGLQVHRPSGITTGYETFQHLHDPAWRKRDQKRIAAQKQEQFKVDREGGLNNVKYRIESRTALSVAGAPCTVLNIVLDCDMNETPWCTFG, from the exons ATGGGGCCGGGCCGGCGGAGAGCGGCGCTGAGACTGAGGGGCGGAGG CTCCCCGCAGCTCCTGGCTCTCCTGGCCGGCAAGTTCTCCATCTTCCAGCTCTTCTTCCTCGCGTTGCTGCTGGGTTTCGTGTcgctgctctggctgcagctcagctgctcgGGTGAAGCCGCCCCCCCCGGGCGGGGGGTCCCCCGGCCGCCCTGCCCGCCCgacccccccgccccgccggccGACGACCCTTCGTGGGGCCCGCACCGCCTGGCCCTGCTCGTGCCTTTCCGTGAGCGCTTCGAGGAGCTCCTGGCCTTCGTGCCCTACATGCATCGCTTCCTCAGCAAGAAGAGGATCCGCCACCACATCCTGGTGCTCAACCAGGTGGATCACTACAG GTTTAACAGAGCATCGCTGATCAACGTGGGCTTCCTGGAGAGCGGCAACGACACGGACTACATTGCCATGCACGACGTCGACCTGCTGCCCCTCAACGAGCAGCTGGACTATGGCTTCCCCGAGGCCGGGCCCTTCCACGTGGCATCCCCAGAGCTGCACCCGCTGTACCACTATAAAACCTACGTGGGAGGGATCCTGCTGCTCACCAAGCAGCATTATGAGATG TGCAATGGAATGTCCAACCGCTTCTGGGGCTGGGGACGGGAGGACGATGAGTTTTATCGGCGCATCAAAGGAGCTGGGCTCCAG GTTCACCGTCCTTCTGGAATCACAACTGGATACGAGACGTTCCAGCACCTGCATGACCCAGCCTGGAGGAAGAGAGACCAGAAGCGCATTGCTGCACAGAAACAG GAGCAGTTTAAGGTGGATCGGGAAGGAGGTCTGAACAACGTGAAATACCGGATCGAGTCCCGGACTGCTCTGAGTGTGGCAGGAGCCCCCTGCACTGTCCTGAACATCGTGTTGGACTGCGACATGAATGAGACACCGTGGTGCACGTTTGGCTGA